A genome region from Candidatus Aminicenantes bacterium includes the following:
- a CDS encoding IPT/TIG domain-containing protein produces MKTRVSVFFFAALFLALSAMAVGQNPKPQVPQKIDTVKIPVLAPRISSVKCTHDGSPIPEIDLSGLAFGAARGSRRVMMDGVPATNYLHWTNTGITIGPPITPVIKWTHEYTFAIDDGAGNILSNQFKVKFLIDWDGASPGSAAPGTEITLNGWGPGPNLGGKVLMMDNVALPILGWTGSPSATQIRTRVPAIAAGPHRIFFMDGGVKASKDLSFTVL; encoded by the coding sequence ATGAAAACTAGAGTCTCGGTCTTTTTCTTCGCCGCCTTGTTTCTGGCCCTTTCGGCCATGGCCGTCGGCCAAAACCCGAAACCGCAGGTTCCCCAGAAGATCGATACAGTCAAAATTCCCGTTCTTGCCCCCCGCATTTCGTCGGTGAAATGTACCCATGACGGGAGCCCGATTCCGGAAATCGATCTCAGCGGCCTGGCCTTTGGCGCCGCCCGGGGCAGCCGGCGCGTCATGATGGACGGCGTCCCGGCCACGAACTATCTGCACTGGACCAATACCGGAATCACGATCGGTCCGCCGATCACCCCGGTCATCAAGTGGACCCACGAGTACACCTTCGCCATCGACGACGGGGCAGGAAATATCCTGTCCAACCAATTCAAGGTCAAGTTCCTAATCGATTGGGACGGCGCGTCGCCTGGAAGCGCGGCTCCCGGGACCGAGATCACGCTCAATGGCTGGGGACCGGGGCCGAATCTGGGAGGGAAAGTCCTGATGATGGACAATGTCGCCCTTCCGATCTTGGGCTGGACCGGCTCGCCAAGCGCGACCCAGATCCGGACCAGGGTTCCGGCCATTGCCGCCGGCCCCCACAGAATCTTCTTCATGGATGGGGGGGTCAAAGCCTCCAAGGACCTGTCCTTTACGGTGCTCTGA